The genomic stretch TTTATTTTTATTGTGCGAATATTGTGCGAAAAATCATTTTTTACAAAAGGGGTAGAGCACAATTTGAAAATAACATATTTTTCTAACAGTCAAAAGTTTTTATATGATTTTCAGCATATAATAAGGGCATTTTACCCTGGTGCGGAGGTAAAATTTGGTCATGGCGGAGACATTCATCTTGAGGCGTATTTTGAAGAAATGAGAGTATTTTTAAAACTCCAAACACGGGATAAAACAATTCAAAAAGATTTTATTCTTGTGTATGATGAACACGAGTCAAAGAGGATATTTGGAAGAAACCTTTATGACCTTTTAAGACAGGAGACAAAAAAAGATCTTCCATGGGGGATCTTAACAGGAATAAGACCCACAAAGATTGTCTACCCCTTGTTGGAACAGGGATTGAAAGAGGAAGAGATATACAAGTTCCTGCAAGAAGGATATTATATTTCTGATAAAAAATCAAAGCTTCTTTTAAGGGTTGCAAGGAATGAAATTAACATTTTGAATAAACTTGAGCCTTCTTCAGCTTGTTTGTACATAGGTATTCCAATATGCCCGACTAAGTGTCTTTACTGTTCTTTTTCATGCCACGAGATGACAAGGCAGATAAAAAGTTTATTAGGAATGTATACAGATAGCATTATCTGTGAACTTGAAAAGACATATCAGAAAATAGATGAAAATAAAAATAGAATTGTTGCAATCTATTTTGGCGGTGGAAGTCCTGCAGTGTTAGGGATAGAAAATATAAAAAAGATTTTCACAAATCTGTTTGATAACCTTGAAAAAAACTGTATTCAAGAGATTACATTTGAAGCAGGAAGACCCGATACAATTAGCGAAGATTTATTGGAGTATTTAGCTGAGCTTAATCGATATTTAAATATCAGGCTTTGTATAAACCCTCAAACTTCGAATGACAACACTTTGAAAATAATAGGCAGGAATCACACATTTGAGGACATAAAAAAGGCATTTGCATTGACGCAGGAATATGGTTTTAATAATATAAACAGTGATGTGATTTTAGGGCTTCCTGGTGAGAATGAAAATGATTATAAAAAGACAATTGATGATGTTTTAAAACTTTCACCTGCTTCAATTACCGTTCACACACTTTCAATAAAAAGGGCAAGCCTTTTGAGATTCAAATGGAATGAATATAAATTTATGGATGAAGAGACTGTAAACAACCTTCTTGACTGGACACAATATGTTTTAGAAGAACACGGTTATATCCCATATTACATGTATAGGCAGAAAAATATGATAGGAAATTTTGAGAATGTTGGATACTGCAAAAGGGGATTTGAAGGGCTTTACAATGTGATGATAATGCAGGAAAAACATAATATCTATGCATGTGGCGCAAAAGCTGTGTCAAAGTTTGTGTATGAAGGAGACAGGATAGAAAGAGTTTTTAATCCTGCTGACATAAAGCTTTACATTTCAAGGATTCTGAATGTTGATATTTGAAAAAAGGGGAGTGACTTTTTGCTTTCCCAACAGCTTTTAAAAAGCTGCAGAATATGTCCGCGCGAATGTGGTGTAAATCGTATTGAAGGTGAGAGTGGTTTTTGTAAAATTGCAGGTGGTATAAAGGTTGCCAAAGCTTTTTTGCATTTTTGGGAAGAACCATGTATCTCGGGCAAAAACGGGTCTGGCACAGTATTTTTTTCTGGGTGCAATATGGGCTGTGTATTTTGCCAAAATTACGAGATAAGCCAGATGAGGTTTGGAGCATTCATAGATGTAAATAAACTTGCTACTATCTTTTTAAACCTTCAGGCAAAAAGTGCTCATAATATTAACCTTGTGACGCCAACCATTTATGTTCCATATATAATTGAGGCAATTGATATTGCAAGGAAAAATGGTCTTAGAGTTCCCATTGTGTACAACACATCTTCGTATGAAAAACCAGAGACCATAGAGCTCTTGAAAGGATATGTGGATATATTCTTGCCAGACCTTAAATATTTTGATGATGAAATTGCCCAAAAATACTCCAATGCTCCTCAGTATTTTGAATTTGCCTCAAAGTCAATATTAAAAATGTTTGAACTTGTTGGAGATGTTGTAATAGAAAATGGTATAATGAAAAGAGGTGTTATAATTCGCCATTTGGTACTTCCAATGCACGCAAATGATTCTATAAAGGTTTTGAGCTGGATTAAGGATAACTTGAAAGGCAAAGTTATGCTGAGCCTTATGAGCCAGTATTATCCAATGTACAAAGCAAAGGAATTCAAAGAAATTTCAAGAAGGATTACAACAAGAGAATATCAGAAGGTTGTCAACTTTGCGCTCGAAAATGGTCTTGACTATGGATACATTCAGGACAAAGAAGTGGCAACAGACAAATACATCTCCGAATTTGACTTAGAAGACATATGAAAATTACAAGAGAGGAAGGGCACTTAAAAATGATAAAGACACTTATTGTGTTTGGGACAAGACCTGAGGCAATAAAAATGGCACCGCTTGTAAAAGAATTACAGGAAGATTCTAATTTTGATGTTAAAGTATGTGTCACAGCACAGCACAGACAGATGCTTGACCAGGTACTTGAGATTTTTGATATAAAGCCTGATTATGACCTTGACATAATGAAATACAACCAAAGCTTATTTTCTATAACTTCTGATGTGCTTTTGAGATTTGAAAAGGTTTTGGAGAAAGAAAGACCAGACATTGTGCTTGTCCATGGCGACACAACAACCACATTTGCATCAGCACTTGCAAGTTTTTATTTTAAAACAAAGGTAGGACATGTTGAGGCGGGTTTGAGAACATATAACAAATATTCACCTTTTCCAGAAGAGATGAACAGAAAGCTCACGGCAGCGCTGTGCGACCTTCATTTTGCCCCCACAAAAAAGGCGAAGTTAAATTTGATGGCAGAAGGTGTAAAAGAAGAAACCATCTTTGTAACAGGTAACACAGTGATTGATGCACTCAAAATTACTGTTAAGTCAGATTATGTTTTCAAGGAAGAAAGCCTAAACAATATAGAGTTTTCAAAAAGGATAATTCTACTCACTGCCCACAGAAGAGAAAACTTTGGGAAACCGCTTGAGAATATTTTTGAGGCTGTCCTGACAATTGCAAATGAGTTTGACGATGTAGTTTTTGTATATCCTGTACATCTAAATCCTAATGTCAAAAATGTTGCTCACAAGATTTTAAAAGATAATCCAAGGATAAAATTGATTAATCCGATTGATGTTGATGATATGCACAATCTCATTGCAAGAAGTTATTTGGTTTTAACAGACTCTGGTGGGCTTCAGGAAGAAGCACCGTCTTTGGGGAAACCCGTAGTTGTTCTGCGCGACACAACAGAAAGACCAGAAGCTGTTTTAGCAAACACAGTTGTAGTTGCAGGGACACAGAAAGAAAGGATAATTCAGATTGTTACAAAACTCTTAACAGATGAAGAAGAGTATCTTAAGATGGCAAAAGCTATAAACCCTTATGGTGATGGAAATGCCTCAAAAAGAATAAAAGAAGCACTTTTATTTTATTTTGGGAAAAGCAGTAAAAAACCTGAGGAATTTTGTGGAAGCGATAAGTTTGTGTAAGAAATGTGCTTTAAAAATGGCAATTTGTTGCCGATTATATCTTTGAAAAACACAAATTCTAAGTGTGTTTTAAGGTGGGATAAAAAATGTTTAAAAACATAAAAAGAGTGGTTTCTATTTTAATTTTGATTTCATTTTTATTTTCCAACTTTAACATTCAATCATTTTCACAAACCCTTTCAACATCTTTGAATATAACTGTGCAAAGAGATAATAGTGGAGTTTATAAAATAACAAGAAATTCTATTTCTATAATATGGAATCCCATTGAAGATGCAGTATTATATGAAGTTTACGCTGCATTTTCAAATTCCCAGGTAGATTTTCAAACGGTAACCCAGAATACATACTGCGATATAACAGGGCTCAAAAGCGCCACAGTGTATAAAATAACTGTAGTTGCCAAAAATGAAGATGAACAGATTATAACTTCGCAATCAATTTATGTTATAACAGAGTTTAAACTTTATGCTCAGCCAGAACCAGACCCAGAAAAAGAAGAGGATGTACCTCTTGGCTCAGGCGGTGAACATCCAAAACTTTTAATAACCTTTAACAAAATCAATGTATCGGATGATTTTCAACCAGACATTGGATTTAGGGGTTACAACATTTTTGTAGGAAAAAGCCAAACAGCATCAGATGCTAATCAGTATTATGTTGATAATAATACAAATGAAATTTACAAGTATCAAAAGGAAAACAATATTACAATTCCTATAAAGCTTTATAAAGAAGGTGTTCAGCAATTTGCGCAGGAAATCAACCAAACAGTAAATATGACTGTTTATGACAAGTATGACGGAATTGACACATATGAACTTGTGCCAGGTACGATGTATTACATTCTTATGAATCCGAAAATGGATAGTACAAAAGTGATTTACAAGCCTCTTACAAACATTGCATGTCCTACGCTTATGCAGGTCAGTGCTGCAAAGATAGGTGAGATAGAAAAAGATGGGAAGACTTTAGCTTTAGTAAGAGTTCAGTGGCGAGGTGTTGACCCTGGAAACTACAAACAAGATGAGATAAGATATCGTGCATATTATGCGACAAGCGCGAATGAGCTTCCGAGGGACAACCTTCCACCACAAAACATATTTGCAACAACCTCATATAACCAGAACGAAGCATACATTCCTGGTCTTTCTATGACCACAAAATACTATTACATAAGAGTAGAAGCCATTTTTGCAGATGGTACACGAATTCCTTCTGCTCTCATAAAAGTTTCTGTTACAGAGCTTGGTGATATTCCACCAACACCTAAAAACTGCAGAGCTGAAACTATTTCACAGACAGAGATTGAGGTTTCGTTTGATAAACCAGTTTCAGACGACTCAAGTTATGTATATCAGATTTGGATTTCAACAGAATATAAAGATGTTCTTGATGCAAGTGGAAATCCTACTGTGTACAAGCTTGTGTACACTACTTCTTCATATGACCCAAACACAGATGGTTTTTTGCCAAGTGATTTAATTTTAGATGGCACAAGGTATAGATATAAAATATCAAATCTTCTACCAAATACAGTTTACTATTTCAAGATTAGAATAATAAATACTACTAACCAGAAAAAGTCTGATTTTTCACTTATATTTGTTGGGACAACAAAACCTGTTGCCATTTTAAACGTGCCACCTGTTGATGACAATTTTGTAAGACAAATTGTGACTTCTGAGACAGGTATAAGAATTTATGTGTATCAGGACGACCTGTTATCAAGAGTTCATCAAGCTGTAGTGGATTATGTGTCGCAATCAGCTTATTTTTCTGGGAATCTTACAGTCTCCGAAAAGGTATACTATCAGGTATATGTTTGTGAGTCATCTTGGGACGAAAAGAATGTGAAGATTTATTTTGAGCTGCCATCAGAGAATATTTCAAATTACATTGATATATCAAACCTCAAAAGTAATACTCCTTATTATATCAGATTTAAAGTAAGAGTTTATCTTGACAAAGACTATCTTTCAGAATTTAGTAAGGCATATGTTGCTTTAACAAAACCTCAACAGGTGCCACCTACTATTTCACAGCCAGAGATTCCTAAAAATTTCATGATTGCACCTGAGGATGATGCTGTAACACAAACCTCTGTTAAACTCAGATGGGATACAAAACCGGGTCAGTCATATGTCATTTTGCAAACTTCAAAACCTTTAGATAGCAATAACCTCAGTATAGACGAGGTCAAGGATTACTTTGTTAAAATACTCAGGCAAAAGGTTGAAATCTACAGGCAGGTATCTGATTCAGCTTTTGTGGTTGAACAGGTTGTGTATGACGTATATTCGCAAAACTCGCCTGTTGGTGCAAAGATATATATTGATGTCACAACTCCGGTGACATTTAAAAACCTTGCTCCAAACACACTATACTATTTTTCTATAAAAGCTATAGAAAATGGCAGAGAGTCGCTTTGGGGAAGCATTGCCGTGACAACATCATCAATTGAAAAGCCTGAAAATTTGATGATAATATCAAGAGATTCGAGTGGACATGGACTAACAATTCAATGGAATGGCAATCCAAATTATGGTTATCAGATTTTTATAAGACAAGAAAATACCACTGTGTATAGTTTGGTATATTCTGGTTCGATTTCGCCAGTTTCTATAGTGTCGTCAAAAGTTGCTGTATATAAATATTACATTGGTAATTTAAGCTCCAATACATTGTATTATATCAGAGTAAGAAGCATTCATATTCCAAGTGGAAAGGTTTCAATTTTTGCAGAGGTTTTAGCGAGAACAGTTTTTAACCAGAGCGACTTTGAAAATCAGCAGCAAAAGCTCAAAGAAGAAGAACAAAACAGAATAAGGGATATTCAAAATCAGAAACAGGTTACTATTGTACTTGAAAATAGTTCTGATAAGTACTATCTTTATATCAATGACCAAAACGCATTGGATGAAATTCAGCGAATCAATTCGAACGAGTTTGTTATAGACTTTACAAAAGCTCTTTATTCTTCTGCTAAAGGGCAGGTTTTGTTTTCATACAAGGTAGCAGATGCGCTTGAGAAGTTGCAGAAGAATTTTGTTTTGAGATACAAAAGTAGTATGTTAAAACTTCCACCGGGTGCTTTGAATGTTTCTGAAATTGAAAATATTTCAAAAAGATATGGAATTGACAAAGGATTGGTGATGATTTTAATAGAACTTTCTTCAGTTTCTGTTTTGCCACCTTCATATGGGTATGACATTGACTCTGATGTGATGACATTTAAGGTAACTGCCAGATATTACCAAAATGATGAACAAGTTGTATCAAGCTTTGCAAAACCTGTGAATATTACATTGAAGCTTGCAAGTTTGTCTGGTCAAGCAAACCAAACAAGGGCTGTATATGATTTTTCGAATAGCAGCTTTGTAACCAGTTTTTCAACTGACAGTCTTTCAAACAGTATAACTTTTAATGTTGAAAAGCCTGGCACATTTGGAGTGCTGAAAACTCAGACTGTGTCAAGTTACACTCTCAGCAAGTACAAAGATGATATAGCATATGTTGTTCAAAAATACAACTTAAATGAACTTTACAATGACTTTAATAAGAACCTTTCACAGGATTATGCAACCAAACTTATAACAAGAGTATTTGGTATTGATGTTGATAAAGTCAGAAACGGGAATCTGACAAGGCAAGAAGCGATATATATCCTGGCGAGGGTGTATGAACAGAAGACATCATCTTCGATTGACAACGTTGTTATTACAAAGTCAACAAGCTTTGTGCCCGATGGGAGGTACAAAAAGTTTATCCTTGCTATGATGTCGCTTGGGATTGTAGATAACGATTTTGACCCTTATGAGACAATAAAGCTTGATGAGTTTGTTCACTATATAGTTAATCTTGAAAAGATTTTGAAATATTAAAAAATGGGTGAGTGACAAGATGAAATCCATCGCAATTAAAGTAGTTTCGATTTTCCTTTTAATATCTTTTTTGATTGCTTTGGTTCCCCAAAATCTAATAGCACAGCCTGCAATTGTTCTTCCTGCACCTCAGGGTTTGAATATAGCAGTTGTAAATAATCTTCCGAGGATGGAAGTAGCTCAGGATGGAACTATAACACTTTATTTTTCTTGGCAATACAGTTATTCTGACTTTGATTACTTTGAGCTGTATCTTGGTGATGACCCTACAAGATTTCCTTATGGATATACCATATACAAAAACGACCCAAACCTCACAGGCTCAAACGGGAGCTATACCTATAAGGTTCAAAGTCTTCCAAACGGGCAAAAGATTCCAAGCGGGACAATTTTTTATGCCAAGATAAGAAGTGTGAGGGTTTTGCAGGAGCAGACGGGAAGTGTTGTTTATTACTCTTCATATTCAAACACTATTATGTTTTTGACACCTATCTTTGTTGAATGTTATACAAATGCTGAAGATGCCATTGACATAGTCTGGGACGATGTTTACTATTCTGGCAAGAGAATAGATTATGACATATATTTATCAAAGGACATAAGTTTTACAACACCAACAAAGTATCAGATTGATGGTGACAGGATAACCCTTCTTCAAAGCCAAAAACCGGGTGGAAGAGTTGAAATTCTGCCGGGCAGGAAACTCAAATATACAGCAGCAGGACTTTCGCCAAGCAGCCTTTACTATGTAAAAGTTTTACCGAGAAATTTGCCTCAAGAGGTAATCTGGCGTGACCCACAGACATACACACCACCAAATATTAGGGTAATTGGTGAGGCGGCAACATACATTCAGGCAGAGGCTCAGAGGATTGCTGACAATGTTGTGTGGCTCAGATGGGCAAAAGTGTCAATAGCTGAGAATGACTATGAGATTTACAAAGGTAGCAAAGACCAGATACCTACTTTGATTGGTACGGTTTCGGCAAACGAGTTTTTTGCTGTTGTGAGCTTAACAGACGATGTATTTTTCAGGATACAGGTTGATGTCTTTGATAGTTTCGGCAGAAAGGTGTCTATCAGGTCAAAAGACCTGTATGTTCATCCATATACACTGCCTTTTGCACCACCTGCAGCAGAAAATTTAACAGCTTTCCCAAAATCTCAAGATACAATCTCTTTGCGGTTCAAAATACCAACCGACAAAGAGGTTGTGTATGATTTTTATTACAAAAAGTATTCGGATAGCAATGCTGATTTTTCTCTCTATGTATCCAATTATCAGATGAAAAGTTCTGATGAGGAAAAGGATGAGAACAATCTTCCCACAGGATATTATAGGTTTGACATCACAGGTCTTGAAAAAAACACTGTTTATGTTTTGAAGGTTGTGGTGAAGAAGAGGTTTTATGATTATGAACAGGGGACATACATTTACAAGGAATCAACCCCTGCTTTGACAATTTCATATACACTGTCAGGCGACATAACTCCGCCAACCACTCCAACCCTTTTGTCTGTTGTGTATACAACTTACGACTCTGTAATTTTGTCATGGCAGCCTATAAATATTGCAGGTGTCCAGCCACCGACTGTGGACAGGAGCATCTTTTATGAGGTCAACTATGCAGTGTACCAGGATGGAATGGATATTACTAATCCAGAAAATCTTGATATAACAGGTTTTCAAAAGATAATACTTTCTGACTATCAGGTAGATCAAACGGGCAAGATAGTTTTCAGGGTAAGCAGTCTTTTGCCAAACACAAGGTATGTATTTTTTGTAAGAGCGGTGAGAAAGATTGACAGTAGCGTTTATTATTCACTACCATCTAATGTTGTAATGGCAACAACGCTAATAAAGTATAAAGTGCCGCTGCCTCCTACTGTTCCAGTTGTTGAAAATTTGAACGTTGTGACAACAACGTATAACTCTGCCCTGCTTTCATGGAGCTACATAGAGAATGTATATTTTGAAATTCAGGTATCAGAAGACATCAAAAACGCAAATGCCTGGCAGGTTGTATCTGACAGTTTTAAACCATCTATAAAAGAGGTTGATTACACCACCGGCCTTTGTTATTTCACAGTTCAAAACTTGAAACCTGATACTCTTTACTATTTTAGGGTAAGAGCATATATAATCAAAGACAATCAGAAAGTGTATTCAGAGTTTAGCAGTCCTGTTTTTGCCAGGACACAAAAGGTACCACCTCCAAAAACACCAATTGCTTTTGGTATAAAAGAGTATGGAAAGGATTATGCCATTTTTGTTTGGGAGATTGCCGAGACAGGAAGAAAATATGTCATAGAGATAGCTGACAATATTTCATTTTCAAACTCCCAGAAATACACAACCGACACAGATGCGACAGAGTATAAAGTAACAGGCTTGAAACCCAACACAAGGTACTGGGCAAGACTTTTTGCTATAGCTTCTGACGGTCAGCTATCCCAGTCAACTGAAATTATCTCTTTTGTAACCAAAAAGGATGTGAGCGAGTACACAGGTGTGTTTGATACTGTACAGGACACAACTCCGCCATTTGTGACAGTAGAGGACCCTGCAAGTGGCAGGATGATAATAGAGATTACCTATAGATATGTCAATGAGTCTTTGGACTCAAAGCCTGTTTTAATTGATTTTACAAAGAGAACAAGTTCATCTATTTTTCAGTTTGTGATAAAAATAAGATACGATGTTTTAAAAGCACTTGTTAAGCTCAATAAAGATTGCTTTGTCACATTAGATGGAGCGTCTTCGCAGTTCAATTTTGCTTCCATCGACAGTAGCGACATAAATAAACTGACAGTGTCTGGCGTATCACCCTCAAGTATTTATACTGAACTGATATTTATAAGAGCATCTGACAAATATAACGTTAAAGATGCTATCTCTGAAGTGTATGATATCAGATACACAGCTTCAAGCCTGACAAAGCAGATTGGAATATCATATTTTCCAATGCCAATTAAAATTTCACTCATAAACAGAGAGCCGTGGTCTGCTGCGATACCATATGTTTTTGATTTGACCTCTCTTTCTTGGAAAGAACCAGAAAACGCTGTGTTTGCAAGTGACAATAAAAGTGTGACCTTTAATTTGCAAACACCTCAGGCAGTTGTGATTGTAAGAAAAGGCTTTTACAGAGATATAATTTCAAGCAGCTATGCAACAAAACTTTACAATCTTTTTAAGACTATTGCCAGCGATGATACAAGCGATACAATAGGAATAAAAAACGCTGTGTCAAAACAGGAACTTGCCTCTTTTTTGGTATATTTTGCAGAGAAGAAGAGACTCTACAGGTTTGAGATAATTGATGAGTATATTAAAAAAGCGTACAAGGCAGGACTAATTGAAAATACTCAGGACAATTCTTTTCTGACAAAAGAAGCTGCTGTAGATATGATAGTAAAGTTTTATGAGATTTACACTGGCAATGAAATCTCAGCAGACAATGTTACATGGACAAAACTTTCTGCCAGCGACAAATATATTTTGTCATTGAAAAAAGCATACAAGATGGGTTGGCTTTTTGATTATGTTACCTTCAATCCCAAAGAAACAGCCACAAGAGAATATGTTTTAGCCTTTTTCTATTACGTTGTTTCAAGTATGTAATAAAAAATATTGTTGACAAGAAGGTGATAAAGCAAGATGAAAGGTTTTCAAAAAGCTCTAATTTGTTTGATTTTAGCGGCAGTCATTTTATGGCAACAAAAAATTTTTGCAGCAGATGTATTTTGTAGGGTTGAATACTACGTTAATGGAACGAACAATATGCAAGTTGTGCTATATTCAAAGACAAACAAGAGCTACTATGTAAAGGGATTTACAAGAGATTCAGATAGACAGCTAACAGTTTATTTTTCTGACAAAAAAACTTTTTCGTCTGAGTCAAATTCGGTTTTGATTCCGCAGAGCATGTTTATCCTGCCGGTTAGAGTAATTCTTATGCCTTCTGATGGTTCTTTGCTGTTTAGTGACATTAAAAATTCACCATACAAAGACCATATTTTATATCTTGCAAGTATTGGAAAGATTGATGGATATAAAGATGGTACTTTTAGACCGAAAAATATTGTTACCCGTCAGGAGTTTGTAAAGTTTTTTGTAAATGTATTTGATATAAAAATAGAAAAGAACATCAAAAAGTATTCTTTTTCAGATATTCAAAACTGCTGGGCAAAATCTGAGATAGAAACTCTTTATAAGATGGGAATTATCACAGGGATAAAAGATAAACAAAATAGGCTCGTTTTCAAGCCAAACGATGGAGTTACGTATGAGCAGGCATTTGCAATTTTGGCAAGGTATCTTAAACTTAAATCTACCTCAAAAAATGATTATAAGTCGTGGGCGAATCAGTATATAAATGCTTTTGTGGACAATCGACTTATAAATGCCGACGAGATAAAAGGTTTAAAATTAAATAGTTTTGCAACAAGAGAGTG from Caldicellulosiruptor kronotskyensis 2002 encodes the following:
- a CDS encoding coproporphyrinogen III oxidase, with the protein product MRILCEKSFFTKGVEHNLKITYFSNSQKFLYDFQHIIRAFYPGAEVKFGHGGDIHLEAYFEEMRVFLKLQTRDKTIQKDFILVYDEHESKRIFGRNLYDLLRQETKKDLPWGILTGIRPTKIVYPLLEQGLKEEEIYKFLQEGYYISDKKSKLLLRVARNEINILNKLEPSSACLYIGIPICPTKCLYCSFSCHEMTRQIKSLLGMYTDSIICELEKTYQKIDENKNRIVAIYFGGGSPAVLGIENIKKIFTNLFDNLEKNCIQEITFEAGRPDTISEDLLEYLAELNRYLNIRLCINPQTSNDNTLKIIGRNHTFEDIKKAFALTQEYGFNNINSDVILGLPGENENDYKKTIDDVLKLSPASITVHTLSIKRASLLRFKWNEYKFMDEETVNNLLDWTQYVLEEHGYIPYYMYRQKNMIGNFENVGYCKRGFEGLYNVMIMQEKHNIYACGAKAVSKFVYEGDRIERVFNPADIKLYISRILNVDI
- a CDS encoding radical SAM protein, which translates into the protein MLSQQLLKSCRICPRECGVNRIEGESGFCKIAGGIKVAKAFLHFWEEPCISGKNGSGTVFFSGCNMGCVFCQNYEISQMRFGAFIDVNKLATIFLNLQAKSAHNINLVTPTIYVPYIIEAIDIARKNGLRVPIVYNTSSYEKPETIELLKGYVDIFLPDLKYFDDEIAQKYSNAPQYFEFASKSILKMFELVGDVVIENGIMKRGVIIRHLVLPMHANDSIKVLSWIKDNLKGKVMLSLMSQYYPMYKAKEFKEISRRITTREYQKVVNFALENGLDYGYIQDKEVATDKYISEFDLEDI
- the wecB gene encoding non-hydrolyzing UDP-N-acetylglucosamine 2-epimerase; translation: MIKTLIVFGTRPEAIKMAPLVKELQEDSNFDVKVCVTAQHRQMLDQVLEIFDIKPDYDLDIMKYNQSLFSITSDVLLRFEKVLEKERPDIVLVHGDTTTTFASALASFYFKTKVGHVEAGLRTYNKYSPFPEEMNRKLTAALCDLHFAPTKKAKLNLMAEGVKEETIFVTGNTVIDALKITVKSDYVFKEESLNNIEFSKRIILLTAHRRENFGKPLENIFEAVLTIANEFDDVVFVYPVHLNPNVKNVAHKILKDNPRIKLINPIDVDDMHNLIARSYLVLTDSGGLQEEAPSLGKPVVVLRDTTERPEAVLANTVVVAGTQKERIIQIVTKLLTDEEEYLKMAKAINPYGDGNASKRIKEALLFYFGKSSKKPEEFCGSDKFV
- a CDS encoding fibronectin type III domain-containing protein encodes the protein MFKNIKRVVSILILISFLFSNFNIQSFSQTLSTSLNITVQRDNSGVYKITRNSISIIWNPIEDAVLYEVYAAFSNSQVDFQTVTQNTYCDITGLKSATVYKITVVAKNEDEQIITSQSIYVITEFKLYAQPEPDPEKEEDVPLGSGGEHPKLLITFNKINVSDDFQPDIGFRGYNIFVGKSQTASDANQYYVDNNTNEIYKYQKENNITIPIKLYKEGVQQFAQEINQTVNMTVYDKYDGIDTYELVPGTMYYILMNPKMDSTKVIYKPLTNIACPTLMQVSAAKIGEIEKDGKTLALVRVQWRGVDPGNYKQDEIRYRAYYATSANELPRDNLPPQNIFATTSYNQNEAYIPGLSMTTKYYYIRVEAIFADGTRIPSALIKVSVTELGDIPPTPKNCRAETISQTEIEVSFDKPVSDDSSYVYQIWISTEYKDVLDASGNPTVYKLVYTTSSYDPNTDGFLPSDLILDGTRYRYKISNLLPNTVYYFKIRIINTTNQKKSDFSLIFVGTTKPVAILNVPPVDDNFVRQIVTSETGIRIYVYQDDLLSRVHQAVVDYVSQSAYFSGNLTVSEKVYYQVYVCESSWDEKNVKIYFELPSENISNYIDISNLKSNTPYYIRFKVRVYLDKDYLSEFSKAYVALTKPQQVPPTISQPEIPKNFMIAPEDDAVTQTSVKLRWDTKPGQSYVILQTSKPLDSNNLSIDEVKDYFVKILRQKVEIYRQVSDSAFVVEQVVYDVYSQNSPVGAKIYIDVTTPVTFKNLAPNTLYYFSIKAIENGRESLWGSIAVTTSSIEKPENLMIISRDSSGHGLTIQWNGNPNYGYQIFIRQENTTVYSLVYSGSISPVSIVSSKVAVYKYYIGNLSSNTLYYIRVRSIHIPSGKVSIFAEVLARTVFNQSDFENQQQKLKEEEQNRIRDIQNQKQVTIVLENSSDKYYLYINDQNALDEIQRINSNEFVIDFTKALYSSAKGQVLFSYKVADALEKLQKNFVLRYKSSMLKLPPGALNVSEIENISKRYGIDKGLVMILIELSSVSVLPPSYGYDIDSDVMTFKVTARYYQNDEQVVSSFAKPVNITLKLASLSGQANQTRAVYDFSNSSFVTSFSTDSLSNSITFNVEKPGTFGVLKTQTVSSYTLSKYKDDIAYVVQKYNLNELYNDFNKNLSQDYATKLITRVFGIDVDKVRNGNLTRQEAIYILARVYEQKTSSSIDNVVITKSTSFVPDGRYKKFILAMMSLGIVDNDFDPYETIKLDEFVHYIVNLEKILKY
- a CDS encoding fibronectin type III domain-containing protein produces the protein MKSIAIKVVSIFLLISFLIALVPQNLIAQPAIVLPAPQGLNIAVVNNLPRMEVAQDGTITLYFSWQYSYSDFDYFELYLGDDPTRFPYGYTIYKNDPNLTGSNGSYTYKVQSLPNGQKIPSGTIFYAKIRSVRVLQEQTGSVVYYSSYSNTIMFLTPIFVECYTNAEDAIDIVWDDVYYSGKRIDYDIYLSKDISFTTPTKYQIDGDRITLLQSQKPGGRVEILPGRKLKYTAAGLSPSSLYYVKVLPRNLPQEVIWRDPQTYTPPNIRVIGEAATYIQAEAQRIADNVVWLRWAKVSIAENDYEIYKGSKDQIPTLIGTVSANEFFAVVSLTDDVFFRIQVDVFDSFGRKVSIRSKDLYVHPYTLPFAPPAAENLTAFPKSQDTISLRFKIPTDKEVVYDFYYKKYSDSNADFSLYVSNYQMKSSDEEKDENNLPTGYYRFDITGLEKNTVYVLKVVVKKRFYDYEQGTYIYKESTPALTISYTLSGDITPPTTPTLLSVVYTTYDSVILSWQPINIAGVQPPTVDRSIFYEVNYAVYQDGMDITNPENLDITGFQKIILSDYQVDQTGKIVFRVSSLLPNTRYVFFVRAVRKIDSSVYYSLPSNVVMATTLIKYKVPLPPTVPVVENLNVVTTTYNSALLSWSYIENVYFEIQVSEDIKNANAWQVVSDSFKPSIKEVDYTTGLCYFTVQNLKPDTLYYFRVRAYIIKDNQKVYSEFSSPVFARTQKVPPPKTPIAFGIKEYGKDYAIFVWEIAETGRKYVIEIADNISFSNSQKYTTDTDATEYKVTGLKPNTRYWARLFAIASDGQLSQSTEIISFVTKKDVSEYTGVFDTVQDTTPPFVTVEDPASGRMIIEITYRYVNESLDSKPVLIDFTKRTSSSIFQFVIKIRYDVLKALVKLNKDCFVTLDGASSQFNFASIDSSDINKLTVSGVSPSSIYTELIFIRASDKYNVKDAISEVYDIRYTASSLTKQIGISYFPMPIKISLINREPWSAAIPYVFDLTSLSWKEPENAVFASDNKSVTFNLQTPQAVVIVRKGFYRDIISSSYATKLYNLFKTIASDDTSDTIGIKNAVSKQELASFLVYFAEKKRLYRFEIIDEYIKKAYKAGLIENTQDNSFLTKEAAVDMIVKFYEIYTGNEISADNVTWTKLSASDKYILSLKKAYKMGWLFDYVTFNPKETATREYVLAFFYYVVSSM